The Polaribacter sp. Q13 sequence TCAGTACCCAATCAATTCTATTTTTACCGCCCGATGTAGTTTCTCCGCTTACTCCAGAATTTACAATGTTATAACCCAGATGTAAAGAGTCTATTTTATGTTGAATAATTCCAGGAAAAGCATCGTTAACATCCTCTAAGCCAAAACCAGCTGTTAAACTATCTCCAAAGAATACAATTGTTTTTACTTCCTCTTTGTTAGTTTTAGTAACCTCAGTTTTAGAAGTGGTTGTTTCTGTATTTGTTGCCTTTTTAGAAATATCCTGTTTACAAGAAATAAAAAATATCAGTAAAGAGATACAACAAAATTTTAAGAAAACCTTTTGAGTAATATTGTTATTATGTTTAAGCAATTGAGTATTTTTCAACATCAGAATTTTTTAGTAAAAAATTAAATAAAAGTAATGTCAAATATATTAAAGATTAATGATTTAGAGAAAACTTATACGAGTGGTTCTAAAAAATTAACAGTAATTAGTAATATCTCTTTTGAAGTAGAAAAAGGAAGTGTTTTTTCTATTGTAGGTCCTTCTGGAAGTGGAAAAACAACTTTATTAGGTTTGTGTGCCGGTTTAGACTATCCGACTGCTGGTGCTATTGAATTGTGCGGAACCCCTTTACAAGATTTAAATGAAGATGAACGTGCAGCATTACGTAACAAAGAAGTAGGATTTATCTTTCAGAATTTTCAATTATTACCCACTTTAACTGCTTTAGAAAATGTGATTGTTCCTTTGGAATTACAAGGCGAAAAAAATGCAGCAAAATTTGGAACGGCATTATTAGAGAAAGTAGGTTTGGCAGATCGCTTACACCATTATCCATCGCAATTATCTGGAGGAGAACAGCAACGAGTAGCATTGGCACGTGCTTTTTCTAACAGACCTTCTATTTTATTTGCAGATGAACCAACAG is a genomic window containing:
- a CDS encoding arylesterase codes for the protein MKNTQLLKHNNNITQKVFLKFCCISLLIFFISCKQDISKKATNTETTTSKTEVTKTNKEEVKTIVFFGDSLTAGFGLEDVNDAFPGIIQHKIDSLHLGYNIVNSGVSGETTSGGKNRIDWVLNQKPTIFILELGANDGLRGVPLKQSKENLQDIIDAVKTKYPDTIIVLVGMQIPPNMGQDYTTEFKNMFPDLAKKNDLHLVPFLLENVGGISALNQKDGIHPTKEGHQILAKNVLTVLAPILK
- a CDS encoding ABC transporter ATP-binding protein, giving the protein MSNILKINDLEKTYTSGSKKLTVISNISFEVEKGSVFSIVGPSGSGKTTLLGLCAGLDYPTAGAIELCGTPLQDLNEDERAALRNKEVGFIFQNFQLLPTLTALENVIVPLELQGEKNAAKFGTALLEKVGLADRLHHYPSQLSGGEQQRVALARAFSNRPSILFADEPTGNLDEETGEKVIQLLFELNKEAGTTLVIITHDLDLANRTQQILRLKGGKIISNEKTNRI